Proteins from a single region of Besnoitia besnoiti strain Bb-Ger1 chromosome Unknown contig00019, whole genome shotgun sequence:
- a CDS encoding LisH protein (encoded by transcript BESB_033110), with translation MATLSTSRGVTSSGSPTGSGAGGSAGGAGGAGSAGPSPSSSVPLVGFMENFSFLRPFISGENGDSDDQAPSNGAGCTPREWMERMGEVEVYERDLHRLILNFFTVNGFGEAAAEFAEETGLQPDMPLASIARRSQIREAVLEGRMEEAIRLIHLVDPQILAANPEVNFLLKQQQLLSLIERGDTCAAIDFAQLELAPCVRQHADLLPKLEEAMALLAFSDLKCEEAQRLLGGMDQRQQTARRIDEAILDFFNLEQESALENLAKNALWSQKQVRKRKPLSCPSLVDLATGSMAHGESGEGSEIDDPPLPLPLCTHPSFSSQSSRDRGSGGGSVFVSRRHLLLRSRSSGLASADYPEGRGGGEAMHLASTPAAGSGSHGSRGSGGHEGAGGAGGSGGGAQDSTPGAGPGGSSEGAGGAAQATALSGAGHSPGTAAEPSDVGGRAGGWQEAPVRGILGFAAASRRRGRR, from the exons ATGGCGACTCTCTCGACTTCCCGAGGAGTAACCTCTTCTGGTAGCCCaaccggcagcggcgccggtggATCTGCTGGTGGTGCGGGGGGCGCTGGATCAGCGGGACCCAGCCCCTCATCCTCCGTTCCTCTGGTGGGGTTCATGGAGAACTTTTCTTTCCTTCGACCTTTCATCAGTGGCGAGAATGGAGACAGTGACGACCAAGCTCCGTCTAATGGAGCGGGATGCACCCC GAGGGAGTGGATGGAACGCATGGGTGAAGTCGAGGTGTACGAGCGAGACCTACATCGCCTCATCTTGAATTTTTTCACTGTCAACGGCTTCGgcgaggctgctgcagagtttgcagaagagacaggccTACAGC CGGACATGCCGCTGGCGTCCATTGCCAGGCGTTCCCAGATTCGCGAGGCCGTTCTCGAGGGAAGAATGGAGGAGGCAATTCGACTCATTCACCTCGTTGACCCACAG ATTCTAGCCGCCAACCCCGAGGTTAACTTCTTGttgaagcagcagcagcttctcTCGCTCATCGAGAGG GGAGACACGTGTGCGGCCATCGACTTCGCCCAGCTGGAGCTCGCTCCTTGCGTCAGGCAGCAT GCGGACCTGCTCCCCAAACTGGAAGAGGCCATGGCCCTCTTGGCCTTCAGTGACTTGAAG tgcgaagaggcgcagcggctgctcgGCGGCATGGACCAGAGACAGCAAACCGCGCGGCGCATTGACGAAGCCATTCTCGATTTCTTCAACCTCGAACAAG AATCTGCCCTTGAGAACCTAGCGAAGAATGCCCTGTGGAGTCAAAAGCAAGTCCGAAAAAGA AAGCCGCTGTCGTGTCCCTCTTTAGTGGATCTGGCAACGGGATCCATGGCGCACGGCGAATCGGGAGAAGGTAGTGAAATAGATGaccctccgcttcctctgcccTTGTGCACACATCCTTCATTCTCGTCCCAGTCCTCTCGCGACCGCGGGTCTGGAGGAGGCAGCGTCTTTGTGTCTCGACGTCACCTTCTGCTTCGTTCCCGGAGCTCTGGTCTTGCCTCTGCGGACTACCcagaaggacgcggaggaggcgaggcaatGCATCTAGCCAGCACTCCTGCGGCCGGAAGCGGCAGTCACGGGTCGCGCGGGAGCGGGGGCCACGAGGGCGCAGGTGGAGctggcggaagcggcggcggggcccAAGACTCTACGCCGGGCGCGGGGCCCGGCGGCTCCTCGGAGGGGGCAGGTGGCGCCGCCCAGGCCACGGCTCTCTCGGGGGCTGGACATTCGCCGGGAACAGCCGCCGAACCCTCCGACGTGGgcgggcgggcgggggggtGGCAGGAGGCGCCAGTTCGGGGCATCTTGGGGTTCGCAGCGGCCTCCCGTCGACGGGGTCGCCGCTGA
- a CDS encoding uncharacterized protein (encoded by transcript BESB_033090) yields MPRRTGLEGFASVSSRRCLNSLECLLSPSTLFSPRSPFCFQDCRPLKLVFFSLLIPLVVLLVVCSLCIATRGPCRAPTLSPRVPSLPLPLPGALVAGRTAEGASRALHSAASAPATTLVTHFSSPLLHSSPFALAASLASSHVTHSSNSSVLSKTQLVASEVPLLSRVSLFVASLWSLAGALAASLPRLSLQRLLSLCFSSPPFVPFNVVAIFFGLLAWPCPRKFPSSPNSLGGLRASAALAVTAFHSGFSGEARRLAQTGRFASPSRPPSLSVASLSFFATDSQPPTLRLSSTGSAPSCGSSLCLAASAAERPSSLSSSASPCAVSSSSPLSSRISPGGSPPAATAARFVAPPSSPRWGCFARAAPCDLDASPRARVPAAIAPWRHRLLSSAASPVRLFLSETPTASLTAAWRTDHTSRSSPLPSFGLRRRSHRLFPCVPCSIISPPHASHAPRRPSASAVPASLSSAAATAQRRSSQPARSSSTASRLSDCLLSSNSSPALSASSASSGASSPPPPPLFPPVSSSAPSAFAASSPPSLPSSASFLSREWPIYGREHVARLPQARVLLVGLEGVGVEAAKCLLLAGVGRLSLLDCDPPGGPEEASANFAIPVEAGGEVQGATGEEEEGQLPDSEVRTRAELAHAALKRLALPHSRVELVEDVARSSPRGAEVRGRGGAGATFDGKTRSELKALLSSTDVVVLSNRPVQEVCRINRLCREIQGERRVEPQRAAASAPSRSSEVDSGDRGKSSRAPAAHAPDARAPRKAEGPFLVAVWTVGLAGRLFVDFGESFCFGPPTDAHIDLPLSSRFSAASLSTAAGAKNGGDCLPAHPELENGRDGNTRGRLGERANSSRLRFQPLDQALHAQGSVGDVCGGGSTQEGTNEPSGDQTERAAEHESRMPGEDDESKRQRMLHVAFLALDALQITQERAHVFVRAESCLASSSSATSVSAVGVPNSKTNSRDLCVLEEANAQTAEAERRFIEEKATFFWRRLRRARESSHPLQSSAAMRGDAESFEPLPEASSEEEKKELEQVQKIATDLWRSSRGHLAPIASVMGGLAAQEVLKAISGRFTPVHQFLYFDALDILPTSRSPASLPLFSPRSVSASSGSPGPRSAVPPPRWLGQEQLFGPAAQRRMNSLHVFLAGAGAVGCELLKLFALMGVGCRARAGLESVASRPRAAAGGGEQKRTRAAGGPASSSSPDSRTRTRQPSDLVSDDALRGVDDGPQGMQTQGNETPRGQGAAGSDGMITDEEGGCITVADADLIERSNLNRQLLFTEADVHRPKAVAAALAAQRLNKHLRVRPICAFVGRETEDQFFNWPFWEKQDLVVMALDTIAARMYLDSQCLLYQKPLIEAGTLGLRGHAQSLVPHLTESYGSTADIRGDDEEAPQPTCSVRLFPSSPLHLVQWATELFERAFGQLPGKAAGLLADLEAHTEFGLPAGEEQGDLVRTMNLTRDRAEVSDRVRKEDGDQLKRTGEAAEAGGTAGSGGESARGQPIGRHEGSQDGCGAPEDRRRGLAQPSEVGGGGGSPLSSPIAPATGEGFSGVSLSFLTKAAGEFLLSVLPRWSARRARRRQKGGNAGILGTTGVRAQREAGEEAKDGAMRERASTLKRLARQLLELPSVREGMRESQQQLGDFLQTALDAATVRVFYQMQEADGDEAGESRREQIICFFLDRALALFHKSFVTEIGDLRAGMPESDKPGENTPDAVSRQQLEAETDATTLKATPDDEGEHAGPERQQDQRPRLAVPLRLSENDRDSIVFIGSAARLLSELHGLTIDFFSHGEQQREGSRRRGQGGMHSVPEEDAEREVDMGLAWDFQFIRERLRDVQKARQAASLAEAAARASEEPLHALSWLQADAAQHRDEKRPCTESPFGAQRLSRFCAALVSRAPSGRLPGSLQAVLRLFGTDKHKDTKQENAVLQVLKGCTAHEHQTEESKRKTDPHLLRIARSIAMLVDLGGARGRLSKNLSSSVSSASSSAQGANPGSVGGSSVDWTLRASPRLSPLAYDKDAAVHLSFVTAAARLRGRCFSLPPGLLDLPVVQQLSGRIVPATSTATTVAAGLAALELYRLVHANILGEDRDSSSQTELPAGRKADAVNKAEAGGQRVSRHAPSTLLAPSLSPVGPGGQDEETQDEHLTPTLVLESSLQNCSDAYESTCAGTERSARRSWSSRLPRSWQGQGRLRTRLRTSFFNLSAPFLTQAAPMPPPSARIIGGSLKGHSFTPWDCLRLTLREPRRRKQDGEYHRTLPGSRWRGSAAVQATRRKHEARAQRLAPLQASCGVAQEAGTGGSRLLAFGKRADCERERGDAAASMVTVEELVRMLEDTLGVQVMLLTCEDAVLYNREDKHQEEPMDWRSFLLMTRAKTSDGAEEWPSARRDDARDDKDQPERWRSDTTPQALGSRDGGVFKLSVDMSEGDSGHFVQPLDFAPHSPTASSASTPDLPPDSHLWSVLSSTSTSSPGSSSEAPSPSSARDAPPPPLGFGAFPSAANFDSHVRAEGTAYASLADVLRTVLRRVREDPQPSCEILSLQTQAGSVADAADLSADGQGNRPTLENVAEKRRSFLSWSHMRRQGAVGEKGDKISNGENVDQDKGGLKWLVVDIVAVDKDDNEVAVPQLKLCLWVKKEGVRRFDG; encoded by the exons ATGCCGCGACGGACCGGTCTGGAGGGCTTTGCGAGtgtctcttcgcgtcgctgcttgAACTCTTTGGAATGTCTTTTGTCACCGTCCACGTTgttttcgcctcgctcgccgttTTGTTTTCAGGACTGCAGGCCGCTGAAactcgtttttttctctctccttaTTCCACTTGTCGTGTTGCTTGTCGTGTGCAGCTTGTGCATAGCGACCCGAGGGCCCTGTCGTGCTCCAactctctctccgcgagTTCCTTCTCTCCCCCTTCCCCTTCCTGGCGCGCTTGTCGCCGGCCGGACTGCGGAAGGCGCTTCTCGTGCCTTACACAGTGCTGCATCCGCCCCTGCTACGACCCTCGTCACCCATTTCTCGTCTCCTTTGCTGCACTCTTCTCCTTTTGCACTCGCAGCCTCGTTGGCGTCGTCCCACGTGACCCATTCGTCAAACTCCTCTGTCTTATCAAAGACGCAGTTGGTGGCTTCCGAGGTTCCACTGCTCTCTCGAGTCTCTCTATTTGTTGCGTCTTTGTGGTCGCTCGCCGGTGCTTTGGCTGCTTCCCTGCCGCgactgtctctgcagcgtcttctttctctttgcttttcttctcctcccttCGTCCCATTTAACGTTGTCGCCATCTTCTTCGGCCTGCTCGCATGGCCTTGCCCGCGAAAATTTCCTTCCTCCCCGAACTCACTTGGCGGGCTTCGCGcatccgcggcgctggcagTAACCGCATTCCACTCAGGTTTCTCTggggaggcgcgtcgcctcgctcagACCGGCCGTTTTGCGTCTCCGTCGaggccgccttcgctgtctgtGGCTTCATTATCCTTCTTTGCGACCGATTCTCAGCCGCCGACGCTTCGCTTGTCTTCCACGGGCTCGGCTCCGTCCTGCGGGTCGTCGCTGTGtctcgcggcttcggctGCTGAGCGACCGAGCTCACTttcctcgtcggcgtctccctgcgctgtgtcgtcttcgtcgcctctgtcgtctAGGATTTCTCCTGgaggctcgccgccagccgcgaccgcagcgagGTTTGTTGctcctccgtcgtctcctcgGTGGGGGTgtttcgctcgcgcggctccctGCGACCTCgatgcgtcgccgcgcgcccgcgtccctGCCGCTATCGCGCCATGGAGGCATCGTTTGctttcttccgctgcctcgcctgtgCGGCTTTTTCTCTCCGAGACGCCCACCGCATCTCTCACCGCGGCCTGGAGGACGGACCACACTTCACGGAGCAGTCCCTTACCATCCTTCGGATtaaggcgccgcagccacagACTGTTTCCCTGCGTCCCGTGCTCCATAATAAGTCCGCCACACGCGTCCCACGCGCCACGTCGtccgtccgcctccgcggttcctgcctcgctttcttctgctgcagcaacTGCTCAACGGCGCTCTTCTCAGCCAGCGCGCTCTTCCTCCACCGCTTCGCGCCTGTCGGACTGCCTTCTATCATCCAACTCTTCGCCTGCTTTGAGCGCCTCGAGTGCTTCTTCCGGCGCTTCTtcacctccgcctccgcctctctttcCACCTGTGTCGTCTTCTGCACCGTCGGCattcgcggcttcttctccgccttccctgccttcctccgcctcgtttctctcgcgcgagtGGCCGATATACGGCCGCGAGCATGTGGCTCGTCTCCCGCAGGCCCGCGTGTTGCTCGTTGGGCTCGAGGGGGTCGGCGTCGAAGCGGCCAAGTGTCTCCTGCTGGCTGGCGTGgggcgcctgtctctcctcgacTGCGACCCCCCGGGAGGGCCTGAGGAGGCGAGTGCGAACTTTGCGATCCCCGTGGAAGCAGGGGGAGAGGTCCAGGGAGCCacgggagaggaagaagaaggacagCTGCCAGACTCGGAAgtgcggacgcgcgcggagctcgctCATGCGGCCCTGAAGCGCCTGGCGCTACCTCACTCGCGAGTGGAGCTTGTCGAGGATGTTGCACGCTCGAGCCCGAGGGGAGCTGAGGTCAggggcagaggaggcgcaggcgcgacatTCGACGGCAAGACTCGCAGCGAACTGAAAGCCCTTCTTTCCTCGACCGATGTGGTGGTGCTGTCGAACCGTCCCGTCCAGGAGGTCTGCCGCATCAACCGGCTCTGCAGAGAAATCCAGGGAGAACGCCGCGTGGAGCCACAgcgagcagccgcgtcgGCCCCCAGTCGAAGCTCGGAAGTCGACAGTGGGGACCGCGGGAAGAGCTCtcgtgcgccggcggcacacgcgcccgacgcgcgggctccgcggaaGGCCGAGGGGCCTTTCTTGGTGGCTGTGTGGACGGTGGGGCTCGCCGGGCGGCTCTTCGTCGATTTCGGCGAGTCGTTCTGCTTCGGGCCTCCGACAGACGCACACATTGacctccctctctcttctcgcttttcagccgcttcgctgtctacagccgcaggcgcgaagAACGGAGGAGACTGCCTTCCAGCGCATCCAGAGCTAGAGAACGGACGCGACGGCAACACCCGCGGCAGACtaggcgagcgcgcgaatTCGTCGCGCCTCCGATTCCAGCCGCTGGATCaagcgctgcatgcgcaaggTTCGGTCGGAGACGTTTGTGGCGGAGGGAGCACACAGGAGGGGACCAACGAGCCGTCAGGCGACCAAACAGAAAGGGCTGCGGAACATGAGAGCCGTATGCctggagaggacgacgagtCAAAGAGGCAGCGCATGCTACACGTTGCGTTTCTAGCCCTAGACGCTCTCCAAATCACGCAGGAACGCGCGCACGTTTTCGTACGTGCGGAGTCAtgtctcgcctcttcgtcttcggcgacttctgtctctgctgttGGCGTTCCGAATTCGAAAACGAATAGCAGGGACCTTTGTGTGCTGGAGGAGGCAAATGCACAGACGGCAGAAGCCGAGCGCCGCTTCATTGAGGAAAAAGCTACCTTCTTCTGGAGGCGACTCCGACGGGCGCGTGAGTCATCGCATCCACTGCAAAGCTCAGCGGCGATGCGCGGCGATGCTGAATCATTTGAACCGCTGCCCGAGGCGAGCagtgaagaggagaagaaggagcttGAACAGGTCCAGAAGATTGCTACGGACCTGTGGAGGAGTTCGAGGGGTCATCTAGCCCCGATTGCATCCGTCATGG GAGGCTTGGCAGCACAGGAGGTGCTGAAGGCGATCAGCGGCAGATTCACGCCTGTTCACCAGTTCCTGTACTTTGATGCCTTGGACATCCTGCCGACTTCGAGGTCTCCGGCCTCCTTGCCGTTGTTTTCGCCGCGGTCGGTCTCAGCGTCTTCGGGTTCGCCGGGGCCTCGTTCCGCGGTTCCACCTCCGCGCTGGCTGGGTCAAGAACAGCTCTTCGGGCCAGCGGCTCAGAGGCGAATGAACTCGCTCCACGTCtttctcgcaggcgcaggcgctgtcgGCTGCGAGCTCCTGAAGCTCTTCGCACTGATGGGCGTCGGctgtcgcgcccgcgccgggctGGAGTCGGTCGCATCACGCCCGAGAGCTGCGGCCGGAGGCGGTGAGCAGAAGCGGACCCGTGCGGCAGGGGGACCGGCGTCAAGTTCGAGTCCAGACTCCCGCACTCGCACGAGGCAGCCTAGCGACTTGGTGAGTGATGACGCACTCCGAGGCGTGGACGACGGCCCTCAGGGGATGCAGACGCAAGGCAACGAAACCCCGCGGGGGCAGGGAGCAGCCGGTTCCGACGGCATGATTACCGATGAGGAAGGGGGCTGTATCACCGTCGCAGATGCGGATCTCATTGAGCGCTCCAACCTCAATCGCCAGCTCCTCTTCACGGAGGCGGATGTCCATCGCCCCAAAGccgtggcggccgcgctggccGCCCAGCGGCTCAACAAGCATCTGCGAGTGCGCCCGATCTGTGCCTTTgtggggagagagacagaggatcAGTTTTTCAACTGGCCTTTCTGGGAAAAGCAAGACCTGGTCGTCATGGCGTTGGATACTATCGCCGCACGCATGTACCTCGATTCGCAGTGCCTGCTGTACCAAAAACCCCTCATAGAGGCTGGAACCCTGGGGCTGCGAG GTCACGCGCAGTCCCTTGTGCCGCACCTCACGGAGTCGTACGGCTCCACAGCCGACAtccgcggagacgacgaggaggcgcctcaGCCGACGTGCTCAGTGCGCCTCTTTCCGTCCTCTCCGTTGCATCTCGTGCAGTGGGCAACCGAGCTCTTCGAGCGGGCTTTTGGTCAGCTTCCCGGCAAAGCCgctggcctcctcgcggacCTCGAAGCGCACACCGAATTCGGCCTGCCTGCCGGGGAAGAGCAAGGCGACTTGGTTCGCACAATGAATCTCACGAGGGACCGAGCAGAGGTGAGCGACCGCGTGAGGAAAGAAGACGGGGACCAGCTCAAGAGgacaggcgaggccgcggaggcgggtgGAACGGCGGGCTCGGGAGGAGAGTCAGCGCGCGGACAACCGATCGGCAGGCACGAAGGCAGTCAGGATGGCTGCGGAGCGCCGGAGGACCGTCGGCGGGGCTTGGCTCAACCTTCGGAAGtgggcgggggcggaggcagcccGCTCAGCTCGCCCATCGCGCCAGCTACTGGGGAGGGGTTCTCGGGCGTGTCGCTGTCGTTTTTGACAAAGGCAGCTGGAGAGTTTCTCCTCTCAGTCTtgccgcgctggagcgctcgccgagcgcggcggaggcaaaAAGGAGGCAATGCCGGCATTCTAGGAACGACTGGAGTCAGGGCACAGCGAGAAGCTggtgaggaggcgaaggacgggGCGATGCGAGAGCGGGCTAGCACGCTGAAACGGCTCGCACGGCAACTTTTAGAACTGCCATCAGTGCGGGAGGGAATGCGAGAATCTCAACAGCAGCTGGGCGACTTTCTGCAAACAGCTCTGGACGCTGCCACCGTTCGTGTGTTCTACCAGATGCAAGAGGCGGACGGGGATGAGGCAGGCgaaagccgcagagagcagatcatttgtttttttcttgaTCGGGCTCTGGCTTTGTTTCACAAATCTTTTGTCACGGAAATCGGGGACCTGCGTGCGGGAATGCCGGAAAGTGATAAGCCAGGAGAAAACACGCCTGACGCCGTATCTCGCCAGCAATTAGAAGCCGAAACAGACGCGACAACTTTGAAGGCGACGCCTGATGACGAAGGTGAACACGCGGGTCCAGAGAGACAACAGGATCAAAGGCCGCGGCTTGCGGTGCCCCTCCGTCTCTCCGAAAATGATAGAGACAGTATCGTTTTCATCGGCAGTGCTGCGAGACTCTTGAGCGAGCTGCATGGCCTCACGATCGATTTCTTCTCTCATGGAGAACAACAACGGGAGGGAAGCCGGAGACGGGGGCAAGGGGGGATGCACAGCGTcccggaagaagacgcggaacgCGAAGTGGACATGGGGCTCGCCTGGGACTTTCAGTTTATTCGCGAACGCCTACGGGAcgtgcagaaggcgcggcaggcagctTCGCTGgctgaggcagccgcgcgagcgtcaGAGGAGCCTCTACACGCTCTGAGCTGGCTGCAGGCCGACGCGGCTCAGCATCGTGATGAAAAGAGACCCTGCACAGAGTCGCCCTTCGGAGCACAGCGGCTGTCTCGTTTCTGCGCGGCCTTGGTTAGTCGAGCGCCTTCAGGGCGACTGCCTGGCAGCCTCCAGGCGGTGCTTCGCCTATTTGGTACTGACAAGCACAAGGATACAAAGCAGGAAAACGCTGTCCTGCAAGTCCTGAAGGGCTGCACAGCGCATGAACACCAGACGGAAGAATCCAAGAGGAAAACGGATCCCCATCTGCTGCGGATTGCTCGGTCAATTGCCATGCTTGTAGACTTGGGCGGTGCTAGGGGACGTTTGTCGAAAAATCTGTCGTCTAGCGTCTcgagcgcgtcttcttcggcgcaggGTGCGAATCCAGGGTCTGTCGGAGGTTCCTCGGTTGACTGGACCTTGcgggcttcgccgcgcctgtcccCTCTGGCGTACGACAAGGATGCCGCAGTGCATCTGAGCTTCGtcaccgccgctgcgcgcttgcgaggccgctgcttctcgctccCACCCGGTCTCCTCGACCTTCCTGTCGTCCAGCAGTTGAGTGGGAGGATCGTCCCCGCCACCTCCACGGCTACGACTGTGGCCGCGGGGCTCGCTGCGTTGGAGCTTTACAGACTTGTGCACGCAAACATCTTAGGCGAAGATCGCGACAGCTCAAGCCAGACCGAACTGCCCGCAGGACGTAAGGCGGACGCTGTGAAcaaggcggaggccgggGGGCAGCGCGTCTCCCGTCACGCACCGTCCACTCTcctggcgccttcgctctcgcccgtAGGTCCCGGCGggcaagacgaagagacacagGATGAGCATTTGACGCCCACTCTTGTGCTCGAATCGAGTCTGCAAAACTGCTCCGACGCATACGAAAGCACCTGCGCCGGGACGGAGAGGAGTGCGCGCAGATCCTGGAGCAGCAGGTTGCCAAGAAGTTGGCAAGGTCAGGGCAGACTGCGCACTCGTTTGCGGACCTCGTTCTTCAACCTCAGCGCTCCCTTCCTCACGCAGGCTGCTCCTatgccgccgccttcagctAGGATTATCGGCGGGTCGCTGAAGGGCCACTCGTTCACGCCGTGGGACTGTTTGCGGCTGACGCTGAGGGagccgaggcgcagaaaaCAGGACGGTGAATATCACAGGACTCTCCCGGGCAGCCGCTGGCGTGGCTCGGCGGCCGTGCAGGCAACGAGACGCAAACACGAAGCCCGTGCTCAGCGCTTGGCACCGCTGCAGGCATCGTGTGGCGTTGCACAGGAAGCGGGAaccggcggctcgcgcttgCTAGCTTTCGGGAAGCGAGCAGATTGTGAAAGagaacgaggcgacgcagccgcgtccaTGGTGACAGTAGAGGAGCTCGTGCGAATGCTAGAGGACACGTTAGGTGTTCAGGTGATGCTGTTGACGTGCGAAGATGCGGTTTTATACAATAGAGAAGACAAGCACCAGGAGGAACCGATGGACTGGCGCTCGTTTCTCCTGATGACGCGAGCAAAAACCTCAGATGGTGCTGAAGAATGGCCTTCCGCTagacgcgacgacgcgcgtgACGACAAGGATCAGCCAGAGAGGTGGCGATCGGATACGACACCGCAAGCCCTGGggagccgcgacggcggtgTATTCAAGCTGTCGGTGGATATGTCGGAGGGCGACAGTGGGCATTTCGTGCAGCCGCTCGACTTCGCTCCCCACTCGCCCAcagcgtcgtctgcgtccacGCCGGACCTGCCTCCGGACTCGCATCTTTGGTCAGTACTCTCCTCAACGTCTACTTCCTCTCCTGGTTCATCTTCTGaagctccttctccttcgtcagCACGAGAtgccccgcctcctccgcttggCTTTGGAGCTTTTCCCAGTGCGGCTAATTTCGATTCTCATGTACGCGCGGAGGGAACGGCATATGCTTCACTCGCCGATGTATTACGCACCGTCTTGAGGAGAGTTCGTGAGGATCCTCAACCCAGCTGTGAAATTTTGTCGCTACAAACGCAAGCAGGCTCTGTTGCTGATGCAGCTGACCTGTCTGCCGACGGCCAAGGAAACAGGCCTACGCTCGAGAATGTCGCAGAAAAGAGGCGGTCGTTTCTGTCCTGGAGCCACATGAGACGCCAAGGTGCAGtgggagagaaaggcgacaAAATCTCGAACGGCGAAAACGTAGACCAAGACAAAGGAGGCTTAAAGTGGCTCGTCGTTGACATTGTGGCTGTGGACAAGGACGATAACGAAGTGGCAGTGCCTCAGCTGAAACTGTGCCTCTGGGTGAAGAAGGAAGGCGTACGCAGGTTTGATGGATGA
- a CDS encoding rhoptry protein ROP18 (encoded by transcript BESB_033100) yields the protein MSLGMAMRGTHPGAGYMHWGPPSGGATLVHNRLLHDVTGQPYADLHAAFAPTVDTKYHRFLPVSWLEQDTTTPRSDPSHSQSSWIRRVTKSLISRGGGREIENKATQSRRNMRGESLRRGSWGRVTQFFRPRLPALGAQVARRFRSLFSCQNCFSYTIGQLSPSPVVGVSFRPREPGDAIIKQLLLSLASDLGVFDSAPYTTFDKALSEAYWPAGQSLTLKSGWSGTSRTLLRARILGKGGFGLVYLVKDVYTGKEFALKTYIFGTAPTDQTSQIVKEEAISSRALLTARTADEAQERLRLMVASDMLRIPRQSRQRMVTDGPRTKWVLNSFLLLPRAEADLSAILGVITRSALINESSLARFARWHLTAHVIKLAAILQQQQIVHCDIKPENLFVMADGRVLLGDFGSSHKWGETGEALFTKPYTPPEAARRATALTYNYTIDSWQVGLVLCEVWCNKRPLPQTEGALESITCSVPAPVRKLIHDFLRISPDDRLLALHAMQSPEFAEIDAHVTAGIQHLGLTTPSPWS from the coding sequence ATGTCTCTGGGAATGGCGATGCGGGGCACACATCCAGGAGCTGGATATATGCACTGGGGCCCGCCATCAGGTGGAGCCACTCTTGTACATAATAGGCTCCTACATGATGTCACGGGCCAACCCTACGCAGATCTACATGCAGCTTTCGCTCCAACGGTGGATACGAAATACCACCGCTTCTTGCCAGTCTCGTGGCTTGAGCAAGACACAACCACACCAAGGTCAGATCCAAGCCATTCCCAGTCCTCTTGGATTAGAAGAGTTACCAAGAGTCTCATATCACGGGGCGGAGGACGGGAGATCGAAAATAAAGCAACACAGTCGCGCCGTAACATGCGCGGTGAGTCGCTTCGACGGGGGAGCTGGGGTCGCGTGACACAGTTCTTTCGTCCCAGATTACCCGCATTGGGTGCGCAAGTGGCCAGGAGGTTCAGATCGTTGTTTTCATGCCAAAACTGCTTTTCGTACACCATAGGACAACTCAGTCCGTCGCCTGTAGTCGGTGTGTCGTTCCGCCCTAGAGAACCTGGAGACGCCATAATCAAGCAGCTCCTATTATCTTTGGCATCGGACCTCGGCGTGTTTGACTCTGCCCCTTACACGACCTTCGACAAAGCTTTATCAGAAGCATACTGGCCTGCAGGCCAGTCGTTGACGCTCAAATCCGGTTGGAGTGGAACTAGCCGGACGCTGTTGCGGGCTCGAATATTAGGTAAAGGAGGCTTCGGACTTGTATACTTGGTGAAAGACGTATACACTGGAAAGGAATTTGCTTTGAAGACATACATCTTTGGCACCGCACCCACTGATCAAACTAGCCAAATTGTGAAGGAAGAGGCAATATCCTCTCGGGCACTCTTGACGGCCAGGACAGCGGATGAAGCCCAGGAACGCTTGAGGTTGATGGTCGCGAGCGATATGCTGAGGATCCCAAGACAATCCAGACAGAGAATGGTCACTGACGGCCCCAGGACAAAGTGGGTCTTGAACTCCTTTCTCCTTTTGCCTCGCGCGGAAGCCGACTTATCTGCCATTCTAGGAGTGATCACACGCAGCGCATTAATAAATGAAAGcagcctcgctcgcttcgcTCGCTGGCACCTAACCGCTCACGTAATCAAGCTGGCAGCCATTCTCCAACAGCAACAGATCGTACACTGCGATATCAAGCCGGAAAATTTATTCGTCATGGCCGACGGTCGCGTATTATTGGGGGACTTCGGATCATCACACAAGTGGGGGGAAACAGGCGAAGCGCTCTTCACGAAACCCTACACACCGCCTGAGGCGGCACGCCGTGCTACAGCGTTAacatataactacacaatTGACTCGTGGCAGGTGGGTTTGGTACTGTGTGAAGTCTGGTGCAACAAGCGACCGCTCCCGCAGACCGAGGGCGCCCTGGAGTCCATCACGTGTTCAGTCCCTGCGCCTGTGCGAAAGCTCATTCACGATTTCCTGCGCATCTCACCCGATGATAGACTCCTTGCCCTACACGCGATGCAGAGTCCAGAATTCGCGGAGATCGATGCGCACGTAACCGCTGGGATACAGCACCTCGGGTTGACGACCCCTTCACCTTGGTCATAG